One Anguilla rostrata isolate EN2019 chromosome 15, ASM1855537v3, whole genome shotgun sequence genomic window, TAAATTCAGTAAAATCCATCAGGCACAAAGGAGGAAGACCGCTCAACACTGGGGCAGCTCTCCAGTTTGTTAAAAACAATGTCTTTAATACTTCTACTGGGAGCAGACGTCCGGAACCTGTTCGTCAGATTTTAGTTGTTTTCAGTGGAGGTCGGTCTAGCGATGACATTAGAGGTCCTGCCCAAGCtctgaaaaacagtgaaatcAAAACATTTGGAATTGGAACAAAGAATGCAGATACTTTGGAGTTGCAGACTATATCTTTCACACCTTCTCATACTTTTTCTGTTTCCGATTTTGAAAATCTTGAAAGTGTCCAAGATAAAATTATATCTGCCATGAGTGGTGCTCAGGAAATACTCCCTGAAATGACTGACTTCTCTGGTAAGAATGtggttgtttaaaaatgtaatattttaagatTGAGTAACTTTTTGTATAAACTTTTCCTTTTGGAAAACAAGATAATTGAAATAACTGACATTCAAATTGCTTTGTATTGACCTATGGTTAAGGTTGCATGCTGGTACTGAATAGAAAACATGGCTTGTCTTttccaattaatttttattagtttctgaatttaaatgtcATATGTTTCATATTTGACTCAGATTCTGGAAAGATGGATGTTGTGTTTCTACTTGATGGATCTGATGAAATGAGGGATGGTTTCCTGGAAATTCGTGATTTCATTGGTAGATTAGTGGAAAATCTCAACATCGAGCAAAACCAAGTTCGAGTTGCagtggtgcagtacagtgatCGCCCCACTACTGGTTTTTATCTAAACACTCATGCAGCAAAAAGTGATGTCATGAATGGAATTAGACTTTTAAGACACAAAGGAGGAAGACCCCTCAACACTGGGGCAGCACTTCAGTTTGTTAAGgacaatattttcactgcttcTGCTGGGAGCAGACGCCTGGAAGGTGTTCCTCAGCTACTGATTTTGCTGAGTGGCGGAAGGTCCCACGATGAAATCAGAGGTCCAGCAACTGCACTGAAAGAAACTGGAGTTGTGTGTTTTGGTATTGGAGTCAACAATGCTGAGAAAGCAGAGATGCAGACAATTGTGCATGACCCAAGTTATGCATTTTCTGTTAGTTCTATTTCTTACATCTCCTCTCTTATACAGCCATTGCTGTTATCAGTTACTTCTCACAAGCAGGCAACCATAACAGGCAGAGGTGAGTTAAAGTTACTGCAGTGCAATTATATTTAACGTGACACATGCATGTACTCGGGATTGGGGCTCAGTCAGGACTTAAATCTATTCATACTTTAATGGACCTTTTCTTTAGAAAACTCTCATGGATGCACCTTGCTGATTTTTCCCCCTTATTCACTCTAGTTCAAGATCCCAATGTGAAAAGGGACATTGTATTCCTTTTGGATGGATCTGATGATGCTAGTAGTCGATTCACAGCAATACGCGAGTTTGTCATCAGCATAGTAGAAAAATTTGACGTGGACCTACAGAAAGATCAAGTTTCGATCGTCCAGTTCAGCAATACCCCAGCAGTTGATTTCTACCTGAACACTCATACTACCACAGAGAGTGTATTGAATGCAATAAGGAACCTCAAACCAAAGGGAGGAAGACCACAGTATATTGGCACAGCTCTTCAGTTTATAAAGGACAGAGTCTTGACTGCCACGGCAGGAAGCCGACGCCTTGATGGTGCCAACCAgattttagttttagtggctTCTGGCAGATCACGGGATTCCCCCAGAGGCCCAGCAAGCGCTCTAAAAAGGTTTGGAGTTGTCATATTCACTATTGGATCAAGAGCAACAGATCCATTTGAGCTACAGGCAATTGCATCCTATCCCAGTTATGCTTATTCTATTCCGGATTTCCAGAATCTTTCAAACCTCAGGCAAAACTTAGTTGCTGGACTAGCTCAAgtgaaaacaaaagaagaatcAAAAATTGTGGGTAAGGAAAACTATAATAGTAAAGTACACTTGCAATTATATGAGCATTTAATGATAGTAGGAAAATAAGTCATGCTGGTGcaacattaaaatgtctttattttgtgaattaaatgtatgaaatcCCTGGGATAATGAATTATTTAggatatttaaaacataaaagtcATAGTATGCTAAGTGTCAGTTCCTGTCATCCTGGTTGGCTATTCTTACCATACAGTTAAATCAATAATGCAAGAATATTTTTAACGGAATAGTTGTTGTTATTCAAGACTTGTGTCATTGTCTATTTCTCATGGTATGCTATatgctttatttatgaaaaagaaaatcagtatGTTATATTCATTATATGTTCAATATGTTTTGCAGATGAAAAagacactgcaaaaaaagacattattttCTTGCTGGATGGCTCTGACAATAGTAGAAATGGATTTGCATCAGTGCGCAACTTTGTCAGTAGAATTGTTGAAAATCTCATGGTGGAGGAAAACAAAGATAGAGTTGCTGTTATTCAATTCAGTAATGTGCCAGTGGCAAATTTTTACCTAAACTCATTTTCAAAGAAGGAAGATGTGTTAAATTCTATAAGAAGTCTAAGACACAAAGGGGGAAGACCCCTGAACACTGGGGCAGCGCTCCAGTTTGTTAAGGACAATGTGTTAATTTCTTCTTCTGGGAGCAGACGTCTGGAGGGTGTTCCTCAGCTGCTGATTTTGCTGAGTGGTGGGAGGTCCAGAGataatattatttcaccagCTTCTGCACTTAAAGAGCTTGGAGTTTTCACCTTCGCAATTGGTGCAAGAGGCTCTGACAGTAGAGAGTTGGAGAAGATAACCCATGATCCTTGGCGTGCTCTTTCGGTGTCAGCATTCACTGAACTTCCAAATATCCACGAACAACTACTCTCCTCAATAGAGACAGTAGTGGTGCATATCACAACAGAAGCACCGACCGTTATAGGTATGTCAATTCTTTCCAGTGACAAATTGTTATTTTGGCTATATTGGTAGAGTAAtaaatttatttctgaaaatattcaaCATTTCTGTTGAATATGACTTCAGTCAGTCGAATCTGATGATATTAGTCAGTAAatggatggactgcatttatatagcgcttttatccaaagcgctttacaattgatgcctctcattcgccagagcagttaggggttaggggttaggtgtcttgctcaaggacacttcgacatgcccagggcggggtttgaaccggcaaccctccgactgccagacaatcggtcttacctcctgagctatgtcgcccctggtcagtaaaatataattttagtaTTTGAGCCcgaaaatgaaatgtgtttaagAAGGGCATTGAAGTAGAATAATGACTtctatctgaaaataaaaagtaaaacttaCTTAACATTTTCTGAAAGTAAATACTGGATTCTGAGGAAAAAACAGCGCATGCAATGGCATGCTAATTTCTTAAATTGACGGCTTCTGTATTCAACTTTTTCATAGTCGGTGACAAGGCCAGAAAGGATGTTGTGTTCCTATTGGATGGCTCTGATGGCACTAGAAACGGATTCCCAGCAATGCGAGACTTTGTTCAAAGGGTAGTGGAGAAACTGAATGTGGAGGAGAACAAAGACAGAGTTTCTGTGGTCCAGTACAGCAGAGATCCAGAGGCTCATTTCtatctgaacacacactcaacaaAGGGCGATGTCACCGATAGCATAAGAAACCTCAGACACAAAGGAGGAAGGCCCCTCAACACTGGGGCAGCTCTCCAGTTTGTTAAGGACAATGTGTTTACCGCATCTGCTGGGAGCAGACGCCTGGAAGGTGTTCCTCAGCTACTGATTTTGCTGAGTGGCGGAAGGTCCTACGATAATGTCGATTCGCCAGCGTCTGCACTGAAAGAGCTTGGAGTTTTGACCTTTGCAATTGGGACAAGAGGCTCTGACAGTAGAGAGTTGCAGAAGATATCCCATGATCCTAGTCATGCTCTTTCAGTGTCAGAATTCACTGACCTTCCCAGTGTCCAAGAGCAGCTTTTTACTTCCGTGGACACGGTAGTGGTCCGTATGACAACTGAAGCTCCTACCGTTATAGGTATGTCAGTTCTTTCATGTGCcatactgtaattatttaatttcattacttGATTAATTGCCATTGTTTTCAAATATGATAATCatgaaatagattttaaatTTTCCCAGATGTAAATTTTAGATGGTAATGCATTCGATATTGAGTGATATGTTTTTTGAGCACGTAACTTGTCGATTCAAAGAGTAAGATTCATCAGTGCTCTCTGGTTTCTGAGAAATACTGAGCATGCAATAGCATGTAGTATCCTTATGTTTATATTGACGACATTTGTCTTAACTTAATTTTCTAGTCGTGACGAGGCCAGAAAGGATGTTGGTCCTATGGATGGCTCTGATGGCACTAGAAAGGATTCCCAGCAAGCGAGACTTGTCAAAGGGTAGTGGAGAAACTGAATGTGGAGGAGAACAAAGACAGAGTTCTGTGGTCAGTACAGCAGAGATCCAGAGGTCATTTCTAttgaacacacactcaacaaAGGGCGATGTCACGATAGCATAAGAAACTCAGAACAAAGGAGGAAGGCCCTCAACACTGGGGCAGCTCTCCAGTTTGTTAAGGACAATGTTTACGCATCTGCTGGGAGCAGACGCCTGGAAGGTGTCTCAGCTACTGATTTTGCTGAGTGGCGGAAGGTCCTACGATAATGTCGATCGCCAGCGTCTGCACTGAAAGAGTTGGAGTTTGACCTTTGCAATTGGACAAGAGGCTCTGACAGTAGAGGTGCAGAAGAACCATGATCTAGTCATGCTCTTTCAGTGTCAGAATTCACGACTTCCAGTGTCCAAGAGGCTTCTTACTTCGTGGACACGGTAGTGTCCGTATGAAACTGAAGCTCCTACGTATAGGTATGTCAGTTTTCAAGTGCctactgtaattatttaattcattactgataattgcatgttttcaaatatgattaattcatgaaattag contains:
- the LOC135240824 gene encoding collagen alpha-3(VI) chain-like, whose product is MVEENKDRVAVIQFSNVPVANFYLNSFSKKEDVLNSIRSLRHKGGRPLNTGAALQFVKDNVLISSSGSRRLEGVPQLLILLSGGRSRDNIISPASALKELGVFTFAIGARGSDSRELEKITHDPWRALSVSAFTELPNIHEQLLSSIETVVVHITTEAPTVIVGDKARKDVVFLLDGSDGTRNGFPAMRDFVQRVVEKLNVEENKDRVSVVQYSRDPEAHFYLNTHSTKGDVTDSIRNLRHKGGRPLNTGAALQFVKDNVFTASAGSRRLEGVPQLLILLSGGRSYDNVDSPASALKELGVLTFAIGTRGSDSRELQKISHDPSHALSVSEFTDLPSVQEQLFTSVDTVVVRMTTEAPTVIGMSVLSCAIL